A window of Megachile rotundata isolate GNS110a chromosome 11, iyMegRotu1, whole genome shotgun sequence genomic DNA:
ATCGACATTAAAATAATTCATCAATTAAAGCGAACGTGTATTcaaaaaaagttatataaaagtTAAAATATAGCTAACTTctcaatacaattttatatcgaGAACATATCACGCAAGCACAGATGTGCTTTTTCAATGAAATCCTCTTGCGAACGAAATCGTTCAATAATATAGTGAATCGTGACTGAGAAATCTGTCGCGATAGGTGTtggttcaaatataaaattacgttTCCCATCCGTATTCTAGATCCTCGTGAATATTCTATCCTTTTTCTCGAGACGATTATTAAGTTATTTCATACCGTCAACATTGTCAGTTACAGAATGAAGTCTCACCTGTAGTCTGATACTTTTACTCGCATTCAGTTTTCTCGTCGATACAGAGGTCTATTGTGACAATAGCATATTTCTCGaatgatagaaataattaaACGGGTTTAGAACGCGGCCTACCACGAGCATGTTTGGGCTTTGCGCGCCCAGCTCGCATTTTCTAACTACCTAATAGACACCTCGATTCTTCTGCGATGCGCGTTACGCgatatacataaaatatcgTACGAAAAAATAAACGAGCGAGGTGACCTGTGCCCAAGGCATAAGACGTGGCTGGCTGTACGCTGTAGGGATAGACAGAGCTGGTCATATTGCTTgcaattatcgataaaactgtgTCTGCAATTtagcaaaaattataaaactactACACCCTCGCGTCTTCCTGTCCAACGTACGTATGCACCTCCGCGCATACATGTCTGGACAGAGACATGGTAGTTCCattaaaattctcaattatTTTCTACAGTGAATGTAATGTTCAATGCATGTATAAAAAAAAGTGACTGAAAATTCAATGTTTGAACaaatagaaaaaaaaggaaaatatagAAGTTAAACCActgtagaaattaatttttcttatgtCCATAATTAAGTATGACAGCTCTATGACACACTATGAACAATGTTGTGaacaatacaaatatattttaagaaaacGAAATATACCATTCCTCATCCTTGTGCGCAACGAAGAATTCGTTCAACTGTTGCCTCCTGAATTCcaatttatattcattatacCGCTTAATAGCTTCCTCATCCGTAATCGTATCTTCCTGTGTTCCAAGGAATGCTTTAAACGACATCATCGGAGGTTGAGTCTCAACATTGGAATTACTGAAGTTACCAGCAACCTCTCGACTGTGTAAAGTACAAAAACAAACATTAAGATTAATTAAACAATAGAATGTGCATAAGCGCTACCTCAGTCGAGCCAATAATCTTGGAGTGAATCGACTCCTCTTTTGCATAGTTACAATACAACCTCTTTTTTTCATGACAATCCTGTTCATAGATCAAGAACAAATTCAcagggaaaaaaaagaagatcactataaaaataacataagAAACACAAACCTGCTACTGTTACCATGGTTTCCATAATGATGATTACTATGATGCGGAGGTGGATAGTGGTCAGGACCCCAAGATGTTGCACCACCTGCTCCACCTCCGTAATAATCATGCCCATATCTTGGTCGATCATCCCAGTCGGCTCTCATTCTTTTCATAGGAGGTGCCATTTCTTGCGATCTAGCAGGACTGTATCGGTCccttcctccacctcctccACCACGGTATTCTCTGTAATCTGGGCGCTGTCTTGGTCGACTGGACCACTCTCTGGAATAATCACTACCTTTAAAACTACAAGAGGCTGTTTATACCGTTACGGAACTCTTATGATAACAAATTGAATACATTAATAGTTATATTATAAAGCGGATAGTTACCTATCAACCCAGTCATCTCTTCTTCTATCGTCCCTACGTCCCTCTCTGGAATAAGATTCCGTTCTCTCCCCTCTAAATTTATCTCTCCTTTTCCTATCATATTCGTCATCGGAGTCAGCCATAGtgtaaaaatttcttattctGAAAAATATAAGGATAAAACTTGATGTTTCAAATTCTGTGCCTGAGGGTTAAGTACACAACATAAACCTTTATTAACCAAATAACCCGCAAATCGTTACCACCGTTCGCCATCCGTGTCACGGTACAAATGTACCGTTAAATACAACCGTTTATTACAGGAGTATATCTTATTAATACTTTTTCAAAAGAAATATTCGAATAACGCGGGAATACTACTTTTAGAATATGCGACTGATTTGCGTTTAGTTAACTTATGCGAGTAAAATTATTTGGCGATAATAACGCAAAGAAGGTGTAGTTAGTTTAAATAATATCGAAACTCACCTACTTAAAGTACACCGTTCAACGAAATTAAAATCTTACCATAAAACTTTTTGCTAACCATTACCCTGCGTCACCAAAGTATCAGTCTCGCGAGGTGCGGCGTTGTATCGCTGCAATCGATATCTCTCGAGTCATTCGATAATGCGCCAAATTTAAAAGGGCGTTCGTAACTTAGAGacaatttatcaattattttgtattaaatatataaatttatgagGTGCAAtgaaattattgatatttttaatgatttctTAAGAagtatgatatatgtataatgatgTATATTCGTTAactgaaataattatatttgattaACGATTTATGGAGCTTTATGGTTTTTCCCAATAAACCGATATAATCTATACAGGATATCGATGTTCGATTATCGTTAGATCTATAAATAATTCTTCGATCATCTATTACACAATCGATTACCTCGCGATTCGTAGAACAGAACCATTCACATATCATCATTACAATGATTTACTTTTCGAGGATTCTCGAATTGTTCGTGCTTGCCGGTTTAAAATTAACTGTTTGTCACAGTTAATTTTAAACCGATCCATAAAATCAAGTTTTTCCAATTCTGGCATTTCGATCACAACAAACTTTAAGAGACGCAGATCTCAATAGGAATGCGTCGTAAATTCGAGCTCGCCTGCGATTTGCATAATCTCCGAAACGTGAGGGGAATGGGATATCGTGGAAACTTCTAAAGTCCGATGACGTATCAGAAAGCCGGCCGGCGGGAGTCGACCAGTTATTCATTGCCACTGTTGACAGAAAATTCTCGCGGGGATGCTTCCTTTCACCGACGGGGGTATCCTTATAAATACAAGTATTTATCGAGGCGCTGCAATTCTGCGAGTCGTCGTCGACCATGAGTTACCGAAGGATCATCCGATCGATTTCAGCGATATTACTGATCGCCACGATTGTTGGATCAGGTAAAATTAgacattcttcaaatttaatacGAGTGCTACGTCTTTAGGGACGGACGGTTAGTGGACCGTTGACAGTTGGGACGGACGGTTAGTAGACCGTTGACAGTTGGGACGGACGGTTAGTGGACCGTTCAGGCGGTTGACAGTAGACGTTTTGTTTGGATGGCGTGGAGTCTAGTACTGACAGTGAACCGTTTAGACAGTTGACAGTAGACTTTGGACGGCGTGGAGACTGACGACTGACAGTGAACTTCTCGTTTGGAACATTGGTGAGGCCGGCATTGTAAAGGGTTGTACTTGTGTAACGgtgtcataaaacgttccttctatacctaatttcagttttgaaaAAAGGAAGTCACATGGAGATAAATCAGACGAATTTGGAGGATGTTAGAGCAAGatttttttcgccaaaaattcatgaacaagttctgtgacatggtgcgtcacgcaacagaaaccaactaccggcgctcgatattcgggcctcacgaacgatcctcttccacaaacgttccataacacccagataatattcgccattaacattttgtccctgtggaacgaattcccgaagtataattcctttagaatcgtaaaagcaaattaacatcgtcttctcgagggacttctggaatcgcaattttttgattttcgagagcctggagatttccacgtagcactttggcgctttgttcaaggttcatacttgaagcaccgcgTTTCGTCACtatttacaattgattccaggaatgtgcagcttcgtctggctgttttgataagatcctcgcaatatgcGACGCGAGCAATTTATTGCGCTTGCCCGTAAtcttgtgacacggtgacgaaaggttttgtcgcattaaacgctataagttgtgttttgtaggggagatatactttcagataacatatttaatagatggcgctagtagttttctttaaatttaaaaagttccgttactttttcTTACAGTGCAATGGGAGTTCTGTATTGTAAACTTATGACAAATTGATTATGGTGTTTATTTGTGTACAGGCAGCACGTTCGCCGGACACAAAGGAATACGAAGCTACGATAGCGGGCCCGGGGGTAGGGGGGTAGGGCAGCCCGGTAAAGGATGCCCCAAATGCAAGTGGGAGGATGATGACTACTGGGAGCAGCAGGAGGAGGAGATGGAACCGAAAGAGAGGGACGAGGACGAGTGCGACGACGGGGATGATGGACAGTACAGGGAGCATGGTTCTTGGGTCCATAAACTAGGACATGCTCCTGGAAGTTCTCCAGGTGGCAATGTTGGAAACAACGCTGGAAATGTTGGAGGTTCTTCATTTGGACCCGTTAAACAGACATATGGATCCGGTCCAGGGTCATGGAAGGCAAACCAAGGTCAACCGGGACCAAGCTGGAACTCTGGAACGACTAAACCTAGCTGGAGCCAACCGAAACCTGGATCTCAAAGTGGTCAGTGGAATCCTACAGGGTCTAGAGATCAACAGAGTGGAAGCTGGGACGATAACGACACTGGTTGCGCGGGCAGTTCTCCTTGTAAGTTCATAGAAATTTCCAATACAATACAAACTATAATTATATGTAATCAGCAGTTATTTACTATATGCAATCAGCAATTATCTTTGACATAACAACTAAAGCttgcttcaatttttaatacaggTGGCGGTTCCAGCGGTGCAGGTCCATTGAAGCAGGCTCCAGTTCCGTTTGGATCTGGAGGTGCTGCAAATGTTCAGAAACAGGCGTCTCTTGATTACTCGACAGGTTCTCAAGGACGAAGTGGACCAGGACAACATGGTGGATTCCAAGGTTCATCTGGGTCTCCCTTTAGACCAGGACCACATTTTGCTAGTGGATTTCCTCAAGATATTTTTGGACTATTTTATGGAGGAACTGGAAGTCCAGGCGGAGGCCCAGGAGGTCCAGGAGCACCAGGAGGCCCAGGAGCACCAGGAGCACCAGGAGGTGCAGGAGGCCGAGGAGCACCAGGAGGTGCAGGAAGCCCAGGAGCACCAGGAGGTCCAGGAGGTCCAGGAGGTCCAGGAGTTCAAGGAAGATCAGGAGGGGCAGGAGGTTCAGGGGGCTCAGGAGGTTCAGGAAGATCAGGAGGCCCAGGAGGCCCAGGAGCACCAGGAGGCTCAGGAGGCTCAGGAACACCAGGAGGTGCAGGAGCACCAGGAGGTGCAGGAGCACCGGGAGGTCCAGGAGCACCAGGAGGCCCAGGAGCACCAGGAGGCTCAGGAGGCCCAGGGGAAGCAGGAGGTGCAGGAGGGCATGGAGGTGCAGGAGGTGTAGGAGCACCAGGAGGCCCAGGAGGCCCAGGAGCACCAGGAGGTCCAGGAGTTATAGGAAGACCAGGAGGGCATGGAGGTGCAGGGGGCGATGGAGGTGCAGGAACACCAGGAGGGCCAGGAGGTCCAGGGGGCGCAGGAGCTCCAGGAGCACCAGGATATCCAGGAGGTCGAGGAGGTTTAGGAGGCCGAGGAACACCAGGTGGCCCAGGAAGACCAAGAGGCCCTGATGGACCAGATGGCCCAGATGGCCCAGGTAGTCCGGGAGGACCAAGAGGCCATGATTTACCAGGATATCCAGGAGCTTCAGGAAGGCCAGGTGGTCCaggaatattattaattaattagtttttactTTGAGAGGTTTTTTACTTGATATTCAATAACGCACGTTATTACCTTTACGCTTTTATTACAAGGACTGTTAGAATAATATATGAAAcaatagaaatataatatatatactgttttacatatttacataaaggTGTCGCTTACATATATGGAATGATAAGGTAGATTCTTTCTATGAATACAAGTAGCTATGTATTACATTTACCCTCCCAACACTCCTTCTTAAATGTAAGTTTATTcgtagattattttatttttaagtttcttaaatttttctataCTTTTTGTTAGTAAATGGGCTATTTGTTCTTCAGTTGGACAatattctatacttattatgcctTCACTATATTTTTCGCTTATGAAATGAAACCTGACATCTATATGTTTGCTACGTCTATGTAAAATTCCATTTTTTATCAATGCTCCTTGATTATTTATCAGAAGCTTAGCTTTTACTCGTTTATTAGCTATTGATtctaaaatattctttaaatatattaattctttacaACATTCTGCTGCTATATATTCTGCTTCTGTTGTTGACAGTGATACGATAGGATTACGGGAGCACCAGCTGATCGGACCCTTTCCGAACATTATAACGTAACCTGTGGTATTTTAAATACCCATTTTGTACTTAGCACTctcttatttttaattgcatttGGATCTCTCCATGTTTCATTTGCTTTTAGTGACTCCTTTTCTTCTTGTATAGCCTCTTTCCATTTCTGTGCATCTTTTCAATTGCTTCTTTTTATGTTAAATGTACATAATTGTCACCGTATCTTTCTGGAATATTTCTTGTTCCTCTTCTTAGTTTTTCTCCCTCTGAACACACTttttctcttcctcttcttgaacattttttaattcttcatcaTCCCTTTCTTCATTTTCGTTTCTGTTTCTTTAATCTCTTCCAACATCTCATGATTCACTTTTActttatttcttcttctttttcttcattttcttgaGCTTGTTCTTTACTTTTAAAGATGACATCTCTTGCAGTTATTACTTTCTTGTTGTATATCCAACAAATGTATACTTTTTGCTTCTTTCATCTAAtttctttagatattttatttcttttacaaaGGCATCGCAACCAAAAACCAGTAAATTCAAACAATTGGGCCTTTTTCCTGGCCAATTTTCTGCCGGTGTTGCTCGTTTTTGTTGGACTTCGATTTAGTAGgtatgttacggtgaaagaccgaaatctggtgacattcacataatcgcttggtgtatgtccgtaatatttgctaaatatccttatttctgacttacaccggtgaatgtcgacattcgcCATGCACTAATGgcgaatgttgaacatgtcggagatttatattttcttctccgtatttcagtcgctataaaacgtcacaagggtgacgtaactttttcgcctctctttctgagaggagagaccaagaatttaaaacacatagtacattctaagcatacgtgttcttcctccgtcgCCTATTCTGGCgcgagtttcatatagtatactgaacaatttttcattggtaacataatactgtatattcgtttcccctgattttaatagtacaattaatttcccttcatcattaatttttaaaacgtcaaaacgttttaatcgtctgtaatccaaaggtgtgttgcacttagttttagcagaaaccacttcagaaagtattttagagtacttttcttgagaaaaataaaaacaattgtcttctcgtttacccgcaattaatgcatttaacttttcaagaaaaagatcacgatttactgcagtatccattcggtataaattacggtattggaaaaaaaattaataaaacgttgctcgcatcatcaaagcttgcataagattgacaaagctgactgactagaacacaggatttggcgggagagagccagtcgcttcttcgtcggctcctctcttttggacctccaccagaacatatctgtgattgtcgacatacaccggtgagaatgtacaagaatgtaataaaatattcggtctttcaccgacgtacttggtatatgtcgacattctccaatttctgtctttcacggtaacatatatacagttttacatatttacataaaggTGTCGTTTGCATATATGGAATGATAAGGTAGATTCCTTCTATGAATATAACTAGCTATTACTCTCCCAACAAGGGAGTCCAGGAGGACCAGGAGGCTATGGTGGACCAGGATATCCAGGAGCTTCAGGAAGGCCAGGTGGTCCAGGAAGTCCAGGAGGACCAGGAGGTTATGGTGGACCAGGAAGTCCAGGGTATCCAGGAGCTTCAGGAGGACCAGGGAGTCCAGGAAATCCAGGATATCCAGGAGCTTCAGGAAGACCAGGTAGTCCACACAGCGCCAACAGCATCGCAACCGCTAACGCCGTCAGCACCGCTTTCGCCGGAGCAAGCCCTGCTAACCAACCCTACTCCGGAACCAAAGGCGCCCCTTCTGGATCCTCTCCGAACGCGTTTGGGAACAAACCTAACTCCGGAAGTACAGGTCGTCCCACTTCTAATAACGGAGACagcaatatattttacatagacGTTAAGCCTGCGCCGGGAAGTCCTGTTGGAATCAAACGTCCTAAACATAGGCCTTCTTTTGGAACGAAACCTGGAGATTCTGGTGCGGGGCAACCTTTTAGGGCACCTGGAGGAAGTCCTGGGAGTCAACCTTCTCCTTCTGGAGGACCTGGAGGAAGCCCTGGAACTCAACCTTATGGAGGATCTGGACCAAGTAGTCCTTCAGCTTTTGGAGGATCTGGAGCAACTAGGCCTTCACCGTTTGGAGGATCTGGGGGAACTAGACCTGGGACTCAACCTTATGGAGGTTCTTCGCCTCATGGTGGTCCTGGGGCAACTAGTCCTGGGACTCAACCTTCACCTTATGGAGGTCCTGATGCAACTAAATCTGGGACACATCCTTCACCTTTTGGCGGTCCTGGAGCAACTAGACCTGGATCTCAACCTTCACCTTTTGGAGGATCTGGAGCAACTAAACCTGGGAGCCAACCTTATGGAGGTCCTGGAGCAACTAAACCTGGGAACCAACCTTATGGAGGTCCTGGAGCAACTAGTCCTGGATCACAACCTTCACCCTTTGGAGGTCCTGGAGCAACTAGTCTTGGGAGTCAACCTTCACCTTTTGGTGGACCAGGAGCAACTAGACCTGGAACTCAACCTTCACCCTTTGGAGGTCCTGGAGCAACCAGACCTGGAACTCAGCCTTCACCCTTTGGAGGTGCCAGTACAAAGCCCTTCGGTGGATCCGGACCTTTCGGTCCAACCAAATCTCCATTTTCTCAGGGAGGACCTACCGGTTCTCCTGGAGCGGGTCACCCGGTAAATCAAGCTCCATTGGGTTCACAGCCCATAGGACCAGGTGGAGTACCTGGAGCAGGCGGTGCAGGTTGCAGTGGAGGTAGTCAAGGTTGCAGCGGAGGATGCAGTGGAGGTAGTCAAGGTTGCAGCGGAGGATGCACTGGCGGTAGTCAAGGTTGTGGAGGTGGATGCAGTAGCGGATCCCCAGGTGGTAAACCTTGTGACCAAGGTGCAGTCAATGTCAACAAAATAGTTGGTCCAGTGGGAGGTGTCCCTTCTCCCAATGATTACTCGCAAACTTCACAACCAGCGTTTCCTGGTCAAACATCTACCGGTGCTGGAAGCGCATATGGCTGCCAGCAGGGAAATTGTGCACCTGGTGCTGGAGGACCGCCGTATATTAacaagattgaaaatgataataatgGGGGATATGCAGGAAATCCTTTTCTGAATGGGAAGGTTCCTAATGTAGTTCCAAGCCCTAATGTAGGTAAGGCTTAGCTTATGATCATTCATTCTTGTATTGTATCAGTTTGAATAGTAATGCAGGACTAGAATAGTACTACATTATTTGGTGtaacaatataatattgtatagcTAAACTCTCACAAAAACCTTTCACATTTCAGGTGGTTCATCCTCATCAACCAACAAACCCATCGGTGCCGGAAACCCATTCCTATCAGGCTCAGGACTCGGCAGTACCGGAGCTGGTTCCTGGAGCCAAGAAACAGTTCCCATATCAGGTCCCGATTCTTCAAGTCCCTCAAAACCCGTCGGTAAAGACAATCCCTTCTTCACAGACGTAGAACCCACGCGAGGAGACATTGGAAGCTCATCAGGTCCAGTAAGTAGGTCCAGTAAGTTCACATCCAATATTCAAAACTCATTCATTCAACGATCACGATGTACTACAGGGATCGTATCACATTCCTGGATCCAGTGGAGGAGCGGGTGGAGGTGCTAGAGGTCCTACAGGGATAAATCGAGGTGTGGGAAGCGGAGGAGGCGTTGGACTCTCGGGAGACCTTGCAAGCTTGCCTGGGCATTCGGGAGCTAATGGAGGATTCGGTGGTGCATTTAGCGGTGCTGTGGCTTCTAGCTTTGCTGGAGCTAGTGCTGGAGCTGGAGCTAATGCTGGAGCTGGAGCAGGAGCTGGTGCTGGTATGTACTTCTCCTtttgccgctagatggcgcatgAGACcgagactttctcgctagtactaaCCTTCCTATTCATACAAATAGTTCCTGTTCATCCCTTCATACATCCCTAAGGCAAGGGCCTTATCAAAGACTAGATATAACAAGAGACGACACTAAACAAGCCCTCCTAGAGAGAGACAATaccaatttaaatgcccaaatcaaaagaatcgagGGAGCGCAcagtgtagaagtatggcgatcgaagaatagtttaaacctgcacattcaccagtaatttatttctaataaatattttgtcacatCTCTGTAACATTCATCCGTAATTTCTTGCgatatagtttttcattttcttagaagttatttccgtaatacatattctttaaatatattttgtagagcaatcatttttattctcttctttttcaaattttcaacgttgtaaaattgataaaaatacttcaaaagacaatattagtacggaaaatttattataagtatattCCAAGTTATTAGAGAttgaaagtagatttgctcgatttaaatttcccgctcgtttgtgtaatttaaagggacagcgtttttgagagatcaaaggtgccgacagAGAGCCTCTGATTTACTCTGTGTCACTTAATATAATTACTGAAATTAAtataatcttcaaatcttcataaTTGTCATAGTCTGTGAGCTTGCGTCGTAATTCCCCATGCGGAACGAAGAACTCGGAAAGGTCAAAGGACAGAAATCAGATGCAGATTATCATATGAATGTAAACTACGATGGGAAAACTCGTCAAGGTCCGGTGTCGAACACGGCCGAAGAAACGTCCCGTTGATTGATGGGGCCTCCCTCACAATTAAACATAAATCAGAGCCGCGGGTTGTTAATTAATGAGAATCGTTGATCTCATCGGACAACTTCCGCTCTCTTAACGTAAACGACGTTGCGTAATTCAAAGTTGTAGACACAGGAGGCACGATTTGTTGACTTAAACGTAATAAGGTTATCGCTTTAACCTTTAGCAACGCGATTAACTTGCGGATTTTATGATTTAACTGCGACATtagattatttatatttgatgaATTGGATTATGTATTTTCTTTGTTACTTTTGAGGAATTTAACTGGTTTGGTGactaattttttagattttggatCAGTTTTTGTACTGAATGTTCAATTAGTTTTTTAGTTCATTCTTGtagtttttgaaatatttgttcaaGCACTTGTTTAACCAGTTTTTTAGTTCATTCTTGGAGTAGTTTATTAACTTGTTCTGTAACTACTTCTGCAATTTGTTCTGTAACTGCTTCTGCAATTTGTTATTCAATTGGTTATTCAGTTAATTCTATAAGTAATTCATCAACTTGTTTTTCTATTAATTCTTAGACTAGTTTTTCAAATACTTATTCAACTACTTTTTCAATTAGTCTTTTAGTTCATTCTTGGAGTAGTTTATCAACTTGTTCTGCGACTACTTCTGCAACTTGTTATTCAATTTGTTCTTCAGTTAATTCTATAAGTAATTCATTAACTTGTTTTTCTATTAATTCTTAGACTAGTTTTCCAAATACTTATTCAACTACTTCTTCAATTAGTCTTTTAGTTCATTCTTGGACTAGTTTATCAACTTGTTCTGCGACTACTTCTGCAACTTGTTATTTAATTGGATCTTCAGTTAATTCTTCAACTACTTCTTcatctaatttctcaattagtTCTTCAACTACTTCTGCAACTTATTCTTCAATTAATTCTTCAACTACTTCTTCAATTACTTCTTCAGCTACATCTTCAACTATTCcttcaaatattccaa
This region includes:
- the LOC100882977 gene encoding uncharacterized protein LOC100882977, producing the protein MSYRRIIRSISAILLIATIVGSGSTFAGHKGIRSYDSGPGGRGVGQPGKGCPKCKWEDDDYWEQQEEEMEPKERDEDECDDGDDGQYREHGSWVHKLGHAPGSSPGGNVGNNAGNVGGSSFGPVKQTYGSGPGSWKANQGQPGPSWNSGTTKPSWSQPKPGSQSGQWNPTGSRDQQSGSWDDNDTGCAGSSPCGGSSGAGPLKQAPVPFGSGGAANVQKQASLDYSTGSQGRSGPGQHGGFQGSSGSPFRPGPHFASGFPQDIFGLFYGGTGSPGGGPGGPGAPGGPGAPGAPGGAGGRGAPGGAGSPGAPGGPGGPGGPGVQGRSGGAGGSGGSGGSGRSGGPGGPGAPGGSGGSGTPGGAGAPGGAGAPGGPGAPGGPGAPGGSGGPGEAGGAGGHGGAGGVGAPGGPGGPGAPGGPGVIGRPGGHGGAGGDGGAGTPGGPGGPGGAGAPGAPGYPGGRGGLGGRGTPGGPGRPRGPDGPDGPDGPGSPGGPRGHDLPGYPGASGRPGGPGILLINYYYFLVVYPTNLLLSQQGSPGGPGGYGGPGYPGASGRPGGPGSPGGPGGYGGPGSPGYPGASGGPGSPGNPGYPGASGRPGSPHSANSIATANAVSTAFAGASPANQPYSGTKGAPSGSSPNAFGNKPNSGSTGRPTSNNGDSNIFYIDVKPAPGSPVGIKRPKHRPSFGTKPGDSGAGQPFRAPGGSPGSQPSPSGGPGGSPGTQPYGGSGPSSPSAFGGSGATRPSPFGGSGGTRPGTQPYGGSSPHGGPGATSPGTQPSPYGGPDATKSGTHPSPFGGPGATRPGSQPSPFGGSGATKPGSQPYGGPGATKPGNQPYGGPGATSPGSQPSPFGGPGATSLGSQPSPFGGPGATRPGTQPSPFGGPGATRPGTQPSPFGGASTKPFGGSGPFGPTKSPFSQGGPTGSPGAGHPVNQAPLGSQPIGPGGVPGAGGAGCSGGSQGCSGGCSGGSQGCSGGCTGGSQGCGGGCSSGSPGGKPCDQGAVNVNKIVGPVGGVPSPNDYSQTSQPAFPGQTSTGAGSAYGCQQGNCAPGAGGPPYINKIENDNNGGYAGNPFLNGKVPNVVPSPNVGGSSSSTNKPIGAGNPFLSGSGLGSTGAGSWSQETVPISGPDSSSPSKPVGKDNPFFTDVEPTRGDIGSSSGPGSYHIPGSSGGAGGGARGPTGINRGVGSGGGVGLSGDLASLPGHSGANGGFGGAFSGAVASSFAGASAGAGANAGAGAGAGAVPNLAQANSGSWASSGAGSQAGNGGWASSGASAYASSSANSWAGPVGVKG